The following proteins are encoded in a genomic region of Streptomyces sp. SLBN-31:
- a CDS encoding ATP-binding protein, with protein MELTPEQAIERVEAWLAEPNRLYETLAVRGQSGVGKTRLLLELSARIPQAVYVDCRGMTADDVARHLLSTWGVPDASSLVSGAQHIRGGGVALLANVQWADQFVTSDEASRITQQVTRTLKRLARPSVQFVVERSADRPWVLAPAKNDLVLVSPSGSEEDDGGRVSELARLTELHPALRALAAAELRTISLPVWAGLCRCLGIQVAVDELEELLEILADVLITVDVLDGEENERAAGFTAESDRHRIRRFNEVDHGALLESLLGVLRTHESWSSISTDSFGRYAAQTVALHAFHAGRMEEVLNDGNVLPCLDTTGLLRGMAAAWPQGVPQHRIAVDIHYLEGLGLAAAPHEEWVAWLHHCALSRGEVDLARAMAVRAGNELPWLTMWTECRPFGVFGKFQAPMGGWSEDPTAMAFTSERLLPLLRESHTWHIEKTGPPIRHIFDGRQNAFRPFRSKELSDSQWLVTGPSGPFVIEVSTEPGRQPHLPGLPAPFVSPLTKTGVWNCPSEALEGDAPAQSWLEATFGKGTCRRLPESRLPNDLGHTGSRLFLTTVGFPKLTKQIPFVRTIDLDETGLTAVPWPVESGPAEGIGPFYHLGEWTGGNILLDGDSGAVVQDYSTGYSSVTLATSLQQFCTILRLYHEFLISDFNTPEERRDARHSLREWAEHIDPVTEDADHWEQVFDGDLDSWETR; from the coding sequence GTGGAGCTGACACCCGAACAGGCGATTGAACGTGTCGAGGCCTGGCTGGCGGAGCCGAATCGCTTGTACGAAACCCTGGCCGTTCGCGGGCAGTCAGGAGTCGGTAAGACGCGGCTGCTGCTTGAACTGTCGGCCCGAATTCCTCAGGCTGTCTATGTCGACTGTCGAGGCATGACCGCAGACGATGTCGCACGCCATCTGCTGTCAACCTGGGGTGTACCCGACGCGTCATCACTTGTCTCTGGTGCCCAGCATATTCGCGGTGGGGGCGTCGCCCTTCTCGCAAATGTCCAATGGGCCGACCAGTTCGTGACGTCGGACGAGGCTAGCAGGATCACGCAGCAGGTGACCCGAACGCTCAAACGCCTCGCGCGCCCTTCGGTGCAGTTCGTTGTGGAACGATCAGCGGACAGGCCATGGGTCCTCGCTCCCGCAAAAAACGATCTTGTGCTTGTGTCCCCGTCCGGGAGTGAGGAAGATGACGGCGGTCGAGTCTCGGAGTTGGCGAGGCTGACCGAGCTGCATCCGGCGCTGCGCGCGCTGGCCGCAGCGGAGCTCCGCACCATCTCGCTGCCCGTCTGGGCAGGTCTGTGTCGTTGCCTCGGAATTCAGGTGGCAGTCGACGAACTGGAAGAGCTTCTGGAAATCCTTGCCGACGTCTTGATCACCGTCGATGTCCTCGACGGCGAGGAGAACGAAAGAGCCGCCGGGTTCACCGCAGAGTCCGATCGTCATCGCATAAGGCGATTCAACGAAGTCGACCACGGGGCACTGCTCGAATCTCTCCTGGGAGTGCTCAGGACACACGAGTCATGGTCCAGCATCTCGACCGATTCCTTCGGTCGGTACGCTGCGCAAACAGTCGCTCTCCACGCCTTTCACGCCGGCCGTATGGAAGAAGTACTCAACGACGGCAACGTACTGCCGTGTCTCGACACCACGGGACTGTTGCGAGGAATGGCCGCCGCCTGGCCTCAGGGTGTCCCTCAGCACAGAATCGCAGTTGACATTCATTACTTGGAGGGACTGGGTCTCGCCGCCGCGCCCCATGAGGAGTGGGTGGCCTGGTTGCATCACTGCGCCCTCAGCCGAGGCGAGGTGGACCTGGCCCGGGCTATGGCCGTCAGGGCAGGAAATGAACTTCCTTGGCTGACGATGTGGACCGAATGCCGGCCCTTCGGGGTCTTCGGGAAGTTCCAGGCACCAATGGGCGGCTGGTCAGAAGACCCGACGGCAATGGCCTTCACGTCCGAGAGACTGCTTCCACTTCTGAGGGAAAGCCATACGTGGCACATCGAGAAGACCGGCCCACCCATCCGGCACATTTTTGACGGTCGCCAAAATGCATTCCGTCCTTTCAGGTCCAAGGAGCTGTCGGATTCACAGTGGCTCGTCACCGGCCCGTCTGGTCCATTCGTCATAGAGGTGTCTACCGAACCCGGACGACAGCCGCACCTCCCGGGCCTCCCGGCTCCGTTCGTGAGCCCCCTCACCAAGACGGGTGTGTGGAACTGCCCCTCGGAAGCGCTGGAGGGAGACGCTCCCGCGCAGTCATGGCTCGAGGCGACATTCGGTAAGGGAACCTGCCGTCGACTGCCTGAAAGCAGGCTCCCAAACGACCTGGGCCATACGGGAAGTCGACTTTTCCTGACCACCGTGGGTTTCCCCAAGTTGACGAAACAAATTCCCTTCGTTCGCACGATCGATCTCGACGAGACGGGGTTGACCGCTGTGCCATGGCCGGTGGAATCGGGCCCAGCGGAAGGCATAGGCCCCTTCTATCACCTGGGAGAATGGACCGGGGGCAACATTCTTCTCGATGGTGACTCAGGTGCTGTCGTCCAGGATTACAGCACCGGTTACTCTTCCGTTACGCTCGCTACAAGCCTCCAGCAGTTCTGCACCATCCTCCGTCTCTACCATGAATTCCTGATAAGCGACTTCAACACACCGGAAGAACGAAGGGATGCTCGCCACAGCCTTCGTGAATGGGCGGAGCATATCGATCCGGTGACCGAAGACGCCGATCATTGGGAGCAGGTCTTCGACGGGGATCTGGATTCATGGGAAACCAGGTAG
- a CDS encoding toxin glutamine deamidase domain-containing protein: MMLPSELEWVLEMLGYDWPTANEDKLKECANIWRKFGDDVTELHTAANTSARQVVAHNAGESIDAFTKTYAKFDSGGDGYLANAAQAAYIIATVLEACAYIVEFAKWAVIAQLIALAIEIAAAQAAAPFTFGLSEVGALGATQAARLIVRRLLKELKEALIEAIVEAMKEPAISAIEAIITDLVRQTVNVGFGAQEGYDLATTAKQGANAGWDAIKQTPQTLAEGVRDSLGEKAGHRAHHAIDSRIDGHGSSGDGEGGSHSPEGSEGSSGSEGSEGSEGSNGSDSSGGSGSDGGSDSSSGSGSHSDGSDSSASTRAGHDSGANIGGGISADTGGNNIGAPDVGSGPGSDSGSGSDSGSGADAGSGADSGAARPTVSHAGPTLSDFDDPSPSSSSSGGSDSGGSSDGPSVSGSSHAGGGSSVSGLSSPTPHTVAASASSGGTSATPSTGGHGGGISTNVDSLAASAPTHTNAAPTSTPTSSDPSAGGGRPDGGSSMPTSPVAPSTGGSVGGGGSPHTGSSSGSTASSGSSPSSPTPNSGAARTTSASASGTPTATGSGPASTPSPTSTTAPRSTPTPTASASATADGRASGGGAGLRVSSAGDGRTPGSTPDGRTPGSTPDGRIPSQRTPGSTTPGDGTAPRSTTPGTRPGDGTTPRTSTPSDGTTSRNTPGDGTTSRTNPANSAPGDRTTPRTGADPTGSTRTTTPSSTSTNTNTSNQGSSSSPRATSPSTGNSTSTPSSSTGSGSDRTSPSSNGTPNSSASQSSPNASNPSNSSTPGGRTDSPTAQGGPTSTPGRQNQQGSDTGTGTTPNRPQQPAGNTPNTPASPQQPASQSNNPQHQQHQNQVTPVPVHTPIRTPGTSAAQNHAAGPAAPHAPGSPQATPGDTTSPNHPNQDSLQDIRSDLDHYPGGLTDPDPADQQALSDAVPRNEDGTPQRYPDPFDGNWSQLQNDGGVNVPGRSNNCADCSRSFLETWYGNPQVSAPRTLDTDANGKPDLWSPEDNANDNQIRWTGAAHTYAGPGGDPNTANNIANTLQQAGPGSAAIVQVDWPGGGGHAFNVVNHNGKIVWIDTQSGQVSTQPLHIDQATHVWHIPLDANRNPIDTSQPPTNASQGQTNSQNQSSSQNPNGETSQPENSGDDGQSENNQTPQDGASGDAQKAGDTADSGGDHHEPKASVASDRSDGEASAQSSPTDARTSPTSSDRTASPEHTGGDRTHDEPDHDNAPSQSDNNDPSVPDHTPDGRERPSEGSSQGPHSPLDTGSSDQRRPHEALSEDGHPSPAESSSTADHRSGSDGSTHSAEESRRPASTTESQTRSDSSEGPERLTHTTPDVADNSAPARGTPPAETVTNGPGNPDAPTQASVPRQQAPHDPPASTARTSAPHATDQHRGVAASTEPTAGHRTDRQATPLTDSARPTPAEPAGVSPSRFDPEEVRGSAPFDQVQQADHTHVEMPLENSQRVLRQTHEVSQIDLGPVLDNAHRWASDGSLARAVEEARNGNITQSRLNEILGKGFEELSSEQKMAVVAGIARISNTFHEAHAAGNSPVQGDPGRRRPKGVTNDINPLPGVSMHENHEVRRMKEDADKSPPDALARDYAVTHEAESSDPADKAKKDNEFEALWKQRKDGDMRPDMSGKNYAVLEVHENVDGKVVVRYVIDSSIPGSDRYHHDHSEPHLGEWMRNVEAQAPGRFKAVALFTEFEPCGDRTGTGGANCSDYLSHDMERDPDAPRARTKTARENRPEEVQKNPPKSDLRISYGIGYRKGAMGYQAAAEAGEYASATERREAIKEGRALDNAERERVKAITDEQMVKYRGEWLRVWMNTVAPTAAGG, translated from the coding sequence ATGATGCTGCCGAGCGAGCTCGAATGGGTTCTCGAGATGCTCGGCTACGACTGGCCGACGGCGAACGAGGACAAGCTCAAGGAGTGCGCCAACATCTGGCGGAAGTTCGGTGACGACGTCACCGAACTTCACACCGCGGCGAACACCAGCGCCCGCCAGGTCGTGGCCCACAACGCCGGTGAGTCGATCGACGCGTTCACCAAGACGTACGCGAAGTTCGACAGCGGGGGCGACGGTTACCTCGCGAACGCCGCGCAGGCCGCGTACATCATCGCGACCGTGCTGGAGGCCTGCGCCTACATCGTCGAGTTCGCGAAGTGGGCGGTCATCGCCCAGCTCATCGCCCTCGCCATCGAGATCGCCGCGGCGCAGGCCGCCGCGCCGTTCACCTTCGGCCTGTCCGAGGTCGGCGCGCTGGGTGCGACCCAGGCCGCGCGGCTGATCGTGCGCCGGCTCCTCAAGGAGCTGAAGGAGGCGTTGATCGAGGCGATCGTCGAGGCGATGAAGGAGCCCGCGATCTCGGCGATCGAGGCGATCATCACCGACCTGGTCCGCCAGACGGTGAACGTCGGCTTCGGCGCCCAGGAGGGCTACGACCTCGCCACGACCGCCAAGCAGGGCGCCAACGCCGGCTGGGACGCCATCAAGCAGACCCCGCAGACCCTCGCCGAGGGCGTGCGCGACAGCCTCGGCGAGAAGGCCGGACACCGGGCGCACCACGCGATCGACAGCCGTATCGACGGGCACGGGAGTTCCGGGGACGGGGAGGGTGGTTCGCACTCGCCGGAGGGTTCCGAGGGGTCCAGCGGGTCTGAGGGATCTGAGGGATCTGAAGGGTCCAACGGCTCTGACAGCTCCGGTGGTTCGGGCAGCGACGGCGGCTCGGACTCCTCGTCCGGTTCCGGGTCCCATTCGGACGGCTCGGACTCTTCGGCGTCGACGCGTGCGGGCCACGACTCCGGTGCGAACATCGGCGGCGGGATATCCGCCGACACCGGCGGCAACAACATAGGTGCGCCGGACGTAGGTTCGGGGCCGGGCTCCGACTCGGGATCGGGGTCGGACTCCGGGTCCGGTGCGGATGCGGGGTCCGGGGCGGACTCCGGGGCCGCGCGGCCGACGGTGTCCCACGCGGGGCCGACGCTGTCCGACTTCGACGATCCCTCGCCGAGCAGCTCTTCGTCCGGCGGTTCGGACTCCGGGGGCTCGTCCGACGGCCCGAGCGTCTCCGGCTCCTCCCACGCCGGCGGCGGCTCGTCCGTGTCCGGTCTGTCGTCGCCGACGCCGCACACCGTGGCCGCCTCCGCGTCGTCCGGGGGGACGTCCGCGACGCCGTCGACCGGCGGACACGGCGGCGGCATCAGCACCAACGTCGACAGCCTGGCCGCCAGCGCTCCGACGCACACCAACGCGGCACCCACGTCCACGCCGACGTCGAGCGACCCGTCGGCCGGCGGCGGCCGGCCCGATGGCGGCTCGTCGATGCCCACGTCTCCCGTGGCGCCGTCGACGGGCGGCAGCGTGGGTGGTGGCGGCTCGCCGCACACCGGCAGTTCGTCCGGCAGCACGGCGTCGTCGGGTTCAAGCCCGAGCAGCCCGACGCCCAACTCGGGTGCGGCGAGGACGACTTCGGCAAGCGCGTCGGGTACGCCCACCGCGACCGGGTCGGGGCCGGCTTCGACACCGAGTCCTACGTCGACGACGGCACCGCGGAGCACTCCGACGCCGACGGCGTCCGCATCGGCGACAGCTGACGGGCGGGCTTCCGGCGGAGGGGCCGGACTTCGGGTTTCCAGTGCGGGGGACGGACGTACGCCCGGCAGCACGCCGGACGGCCGTACGCCGGGCAGCACGCCGGACGGGCGAATACCGAGCCAGCGCACGCCGGGGAGCACGACGCCGGGCGACGGCACGGCACCGCGGAGCACCACGCCGGGGACCAGGCCGGGCGACGGGACGACGCCCCGTACGTCGACGCCGAGCGATGGGACGACGTCCCGTAACACCCCCGGCGACGGGACGACTTCTCGTACTAACCCTGCGAACTCGGCACCGGGAGACCGCACCACCCCTCGCACCGGCGCAGACCCGACGGGCAGCACGCGTACCACCACGCCGAGCTCCACCTCTACGAACACGAACACGTCGAACCAGGGCTCGTCGTCTTCCCCCCGGGCCACGTCGCCGTCCACCGGCAACTCCACGTCGACGCCGTCCTCCTCGACCGGATCCGGATCGGACCGGACGTCACCGTCGAGCAACGGCACTCCGAACTCCTCGGCGTCCCAGAGTTCGCCGAACGCCTCGAACCCGTCGAACTCGTCGACACCGGGTGGCCGTACCGACAGCCCCACGGCGCAGGGCGGCCCGACCTCCACGCCGGGCCGCCAGAACCAACAGGGTTCCGACACCGGTACGGGCACCACCCCCAACCGCCCCCAGCAGCCGGCGGGCAACACCCCCAATACCCCCGCCTCCCCACAGCAACCGGCGTCCCAGTCGAACAACCCCCAGCATCAACAGCACCAGAACCAAGTGACGCCGGTCCCGGTGCACACGCCGATCCGCACCCCGGGCACGTCGGCTGCGCAGAACCACGCGGCCGGCCCCGCCGCCCCGCACGCACCGGGCTCGCCGCAAGCCACGCCGGGCGACACCACGTCACCGAACCACCCCAACCAGGACAGCCTGCAGGACATCCGCTCCGACCTGGACCATTACCCGGGCGGCCTGACCGACCCGGACCCGGCCGACCAGCAGGCCCTGTCGGACGCCGTACCGCGCAACGAGGACGGCACCCCGCAGCGCTACCCGGACCCCTTCGACGGCAACTGGTCGCAGCTCCAGAACGACGGCGGCGTCAACGTCCCCGGCCGAAGCAACAACTGCGCCGACTGCTCCCGTTCGTTCCTCGAGACCTGGTACGGCAACCCCCAGGTTTCGGCGCCGCGAACGCTCGACACCGACGCGAACGGCAAGCCGGACCTCTGGTCCCCCGAGGACAACGCCAACGACAACCAGATCCGCTGGACCGGCGCGGCGCACACCTACGCGGGCCCCGGCGGTGACCCCAACACGGCGAACAACATCGCCAACACGCTCCAGCAGGCGGGCCCCGGCTCGGCGGCCATCGTCCAGGTCGACTGGCCGGGCGGCGGCGGCCACGCCTTCAACGTCGTCAACCACAACGGCAAGATCGTCTGGATCGACACCCAGAGCGGCCAGGTCAGCACCCAGCCCCTCCACATCGACCAGGCCACCCACGTCTGGCACATCCCCCTGGACGCCAACCGCAACCCGATCGACACCAGCCAGCCCCCCACGAACGCGTCCCAGGGCCAGACCAACTCCCAGAACCAGAGCAGTTCGCAGAACCCGAACGGCGAAACGTCCCAGCCGGAGAACTCCGGCGACGATGGCCAGTCGGAGAACAACCAGACGCCACAGGACGGGGCATCTGGCGACGCCCAGAAGGCGGGCGACACCGCCGACTCGGGAGGCGACCACCACGAGCCGAAGGCTTCCGTGGCCTCCGACAGGTCGGACGGGGAAGCTTCCGCGCAGTCATCGCCGACCGATGCAAGGACATCACCGACGAGCTCGGACAGGACGGCGTCTCCGGAGCACACCGGCGGGGACCGGACGCACGACGAGCCCGACCACGACAACGCGCCGTCTCAGAGCGACAACAACGACCCGTCTGTACCGGACCACACGCCTGATGGGCGGGAAAGGCCCTCCGAGGGAAGCTCGCAAGGCCCTCACTCGCCCCTCGACACTGGCAGCAGTGATCAGCGCCGGCCCCATGAAGCCCTGTCGGAGGACGGCCACCCATCCCCGGCCGAGTCGTCAAGCACCGCCGACCATCGCTCAGGGAGTGACGGGTCGACCCACTCCGCGGAGGAGTCCCGCCGACCCGCCTCGACGACGGAGAGCCAGACACGGTCCGACTCCTCCGAGGGCCCGGAACGGCTGACCCACACGACACCCGACGTTGCCGACAACAGCGCACCAGCGAGAGGCACGCCCCCTGCCGAAACCGTGACGAACGGCCCTGGGAACCCGGATGCACCTACGCAGGCCTCTGTTCCTCGGCAACAGGCCCCGCATGACCCTCCCGCGTCGACAGCACGCACGTCGGCCCCCCACGCAACGGATCAGCACCGAGGGGTCGCGGCGTCGACCGAACCGACCGCCGGCCACCGCACGGACCGCCAGGCAACGCCACTCACGGATTCCGCACGCCCAACACCGGCAGAACCCGCTGGTGTCAGCCCGTCACGGTTCGACCCGGAAGAAGTCCGCGGATCTGCCCCGTTTGATCAAGTACAACAAGCTGACCACACCCATGTCGAAATGCCGCTGGAGAACTCACAAAGGGTTCTGCGGCAGACTCACGAGGTATCTCAAATAGACCTCGGCCCCGTCCTTGACAACGCCCATCGATGGGCCTCGGACGGTTCACTGGCCCGCGCTGTCGAAGAAGCCAGAAACGGAAACATAACCCAGTCGCGACTCAACGAGATCCTCGGCAAGGGATTCGAGGAACTCAGCAGCGAACAGAAAATGGCTGTCGTGGCGGGGATCGCACGAATAAGCAACACCTTCCACGAAGCGCACGCGGCGGGTAACAGTCCCGTACAAGGCGACCCTGGACGGCGACGGCCCAAGGGCGTCACCAACGACATCAACCCCCTTCCGGGTGTATCCATGCATGAGAACCACGAGGTTCGACGCATGAAGGAAGATGCCGACAAATCTCCCCCGGATGCACTTGCCCGCGATTACGCTGTCACCCATGAGGCTGAGAGCTCGGATCCGGCCGACAAGGCCAAGAAGGACAATGAGTTTGAAGCACTTTGGAAGCAGCGGAAGGACGGCGACATGCGGCCGGACATGTCCGGCAAGAATTATGCCGTCTTGGAGGTGCACGAAAACGTAGACGGCAAGGTGGTAGTCAGGTACGTCATCGATTCTTCGATCCCCGGCAGCGACCGCTACCACCACGATCATTCAGAACCGCATCTAGGTGAATGGATGCGGAATGTGGAAGCTCAGGCTCCTGGCCGATTCAAAGCGGTAGCTCTGTTTACCGAGTTCGAGCCGTGTGGCGACAGAACGGGAACGGGTGGAGCGAACTGCTCGGACTACCTCAGTCACGATATGGAGCGCGACCCGGATGCGCCCCGCGCGCGGACGAAGACGGCGCGTGAGAACCGTCCTGAGGAAGTGCAGAAGAATCCACCGAAAAGCGATCTACGCATCTCGTACGGCATCGGTTACCGCAAGGGCGCGATGGGCTATCAGGCCGCTGCGGAGGCGGGCGAGTACGCAAGTGCCACCGAAAGGCGCGAAGCGATCAAGGAAGGAAGGGCTCTTGACAATGCCGAGCGGGAACGCGTAAAGGCGATCACCGACGAGCAGATGGTCAAGTACCGTGGCGAGTGGTTGCGCGTTTGGATGAATACCGTGGCACCGACGGCGGCAGGAGGATGA
- a CDS encoding SUKH-4 family immunity protein, with the protein MNSQEQATAQGTAAAQGARPVTGPGNTAVFTYVDPANGEETTLFRNSGPGLPPAEYQAYAELRRMNVPADSVLAVHTDLRPSLLPGGYTSELLNRFPNAELSCAQTYGSRPEERAEGVQALIQQVEMLHQVAGQTPPPRPHRLPVPNQVTPAEPMRDVALGHHLVEVFGETGVRRYAADDIADSPLPETTKSTLTWAGLPADVPLFFTADRADNPPLGGLFTDVATNLRERQSAAGEEKIGALAHLSRIGFDGLAVIAVQCLPGTTEPDGLGALWAVDPVTAECRYVNVSAAAFARSLALLATVRQRMRGLDPIAAGAEVAGLQEQLVALDASALANAETWWSLIVEQMWHGLF; encoded by the coding sequence TTGAACAGCCAGGAGCAGGCGACGGCACAGGGCACGGCCGCGGCCCAGGGAGCCCGTCCGGTCACCGGCCCCGGCAACACCGCCGTCTTCACCTACGTCGACCCGGCGAACGGCGAGGAGACCACCCTCTTCCGCAACTCCGGACCCGGCCTGCCCCCGGCCGAATACCAGGCCTACGCGGAGCTGCGCCGGATGAACGTGCCCGCCGACAGCGTCCTCGCCGTCCACACGGATCTGCGGCCCAGCCTGCTCCCCGGCGGTTACACGTCCGAGCTGCTGAACCGCTTCCCGAACGCAGAGCTCTCCTGCGCGCAGACCTACGGATCGCGTCCCGAGGAGCGCGCCGAGGGCGTCCAGGCGCTGATCCAGCAGGTCGAGATGCTGCACCAGGTGGCGGGCCAGACGCCGCCGCCCCGCCCGCACCGTCTCCCCGTTCCGAACCAGGTGACGCCCGCGGAACCGATGCGCGACGTGGCCCTCGGCCACCATCTCGTCGAGGTCTTCGGCGAGACCGGCGTACGGCGCTACGCCGCCGATGACATCGCGGACAGCCCGCTGCCGGAGACCACCAAGTCCACGCTCACCTGGGCGGGGCTCCCGGCGGACGTCCCGCTCTTCTTCACTGCGGACCGGGCCGACAACCCGCCGCTCGGCGGCCTCTTCACCGACGTCGCGACGAACCTGCGCGAGCGGCAGAGCGCGGCAGGCGAGGAGAAGATCGGCGCCCTGGCGCACCTGTCCCGGATCGGCTTCGACGGGCTCGCGGTCATCGCCGTGCAATGCCTGCCCGGTACGACGGAGCCGGACGGCCTCGGCGCGCTGTGGGCCGTGGACCCGGTCACGGCGGAGTGCCGCTACGTCAACGTCTCGGCCGCCGCCTTCGCCCGCTCCCTCGCGCTGCTCGCGACGGTACGGCAGCGGATGCGGGGCCTGGACCCGATCGCGGCGGGCGCTGAAGTGGCGGGCCTACAGGAGCAGTTGGTCGCCTTGGACGCGTCCGCGCTGGCGAACGCCGAGACGTGGTGGTCGCTGATCGTCGAGCAGATGTGGCACGGGCTGTTCTGA
- a CDS encoding NAD(P)/FAD-dependent oxidoreductase: protein MSDLPHRPAPHVVVIGGSMAGMLAAAAVADLVGSVEIIDAHELPDGPEPRTGVPQAVHIHLLQTGGIEAIEDLLPGSIDLLLAAGAHRIPVTTNMLVYAPEGWYRRWTRATHSLITASRDLTDSVVRAQVLKHARVSARSHTKAVGLLGSRNRITGVRVRNSDGTESELRAELIIDTSGRASRTPQWLTELGISGLREDRIDSGLVYASRFYRAPVPTRDWPVVAVQADPRLPRPANSGAILPIEDDRWHVSVMGAPGRHPTSDAEAFEPFARTLRHPIVADLLKAAEPLTDVKVTHSTANRRLYFERLSTWPDGLVVLGDSAAAFNPIYGHGMSVAAQGALALRGALSTGLGVGFARRAQRAIGRRTDTAWALAVGTDIHFSTTRGQRPNLADRLLHRYVSRLSRTATGSFNAATALTDVLALQASPTSLVTPGALLAAVAGPLRRPLDRPQLTLCERQMLASLGELPPWAMEEPPDAAATDA from the coding sequence TTGAGTGACTTACCGCACCGCCCGGCCCCCCATGTCGTCGTCATCGGCGGCAGCATGGCCGGGATGCTCGCCGCGGCCGCCGTCGCGGACCTCGTCGGCTCCGTCGAGATCATCGACGCCCACGAATTACCGGACGGCCCCGAGCCGCGTACCGGCGTTCCGCAGGCCGTCCACATCCACCTCCTGCAGACCGGCGGCATCGAGGCCATCGAAGACCTTCTGCCCGGCAGCATCGATCTGCTTCTCGCCGCGGGCGCCCATCGCATACCCGTGACCACGAACATGCTCGTGTACGCCCCGGAGGGGTGGTACCGGCGCTGGACCCGCGCCACGCACTCCCTGATCACCGCCAGCCGTGACCTGACCGACTCCGTCGTCCGCGCGCAAGTCCTCAAGCACGCGCGCGTCAGCGCCCGGTCACACACCAAGGCCGTCGGCCTGCTCGGGAGCCGCAACCGCATCACCGGGGTGCGCGTACGCAACTCCGACGGCACTGAATCGGAACTGCGCGCCGAGCTGATCATCGATACTTCCGGCCGCGCCTCTCGGACCCCTCAGTGGCTGACGGAATTGGGCATCAGCGGCCTGCGGGAGGACCGCATCGACTCAGGTCTCGTCTACGCCAGCCGCTTCTACCGCGCCCCCGTGCCCACCCGCGACTGGCCCGTCGTCGCCGTGCAAGCCGACCCGAGGCTGCCCCGGCCCGCCAACTCCGGCGCCATCCTGCCGATCGAAGACGACCGCTGGCACGTCAGCGTGATGGGCGCTCCAGGCAGACACCCGACCAGCGACGCCGAAGCCTTCGAGCCCTTCGCCCGCACGCTGCGGCACCCCATCGTGGCCGACCTGCTCAAAGCAGCCGAGCCGCTCACCGATGTCAAGGTCACCCACAGCACCGCCAACCGCCGCTTGTACTTCGAACGGCTCTCGACCTGGCCCGACGGTCTTGTCGTCCTCGGCGACTCGGCAGCTGCCTTCAACCCGATCTACGGGCACGGCATGTCCGTAGCGGCACAAGGCGCCCTCGCCCTGCGCGGCGCCCTTTCGACCGGGCTGGGCGTCGGCTTCGCCCGGCGGGCCCAGCGCGCCATCGGCCGACGTACAGACACTGCCTGGGCCCTCGCGGTGGGAACGGACATCCACTTCTCCACCACCAGGGGCCAGCGCCCCAACCTCGCCGACCGTCTGCTCCACCGCTACGTCAGCCGGCTGTCCCGCACGGCAACCGGCTCCTTCAACGCAGCGACCGCTCTGACCGACGTCCTGGCGCTCCAAGCCTCGCCGACATCGCTCGTCACCCCCGGTGCCTTGCTTGCAGCGGTCGCGGGACCTCTCCGCCGCCCGCTTGATCGCCCCCAACTCACCCTGTGTGAGCGCCAGATGCTGGCGAGCCTCGGGGAACTCCCCCCTTGGGCCATGGAAGAACCGCCTGATGCCGCGGCAACCGACGCCTGA